The following are encoded in a window of Miltoncostaea marina genomic DNA:
- a CDS encoding TetR/AcrR family transcriptional regulator C-terminal domain-containing protein codes for MAGPPTSPGAPRRRRPLTRAEILGAALALIDERGLHALSMRALGARPGVEAMALSRHVAGTRGVLEGVVDMLLAEPGAGPRPSGGWREVLAGRARGCRRLLRAHPRAVALLSGRPERSDVAAREASEWLLRHLCACAFGEDDAVRAVRLVNRCVMGVSLDERPAGDDERGGGAARRGRTRRCARCSPTWRDPAAATRGSSSPASRLLDGLERRLGALAAR; via the coding sequence ATGGCGGGCCCTCCGACGTCGCCCGGCGCGCCGCGCCGCCGCCGGCCCCTCACCCGGGCCGAGATCCTCGGGGCGGCGCTGGCGCTCATCGACGAGCGCGGCCTCCACGCCCTGTCGATGCGCGCGCTCGGGGCGCGGCCGGGGGTGGAGGCGATGGCGCTCTCCCGTCACGTGGCCGGCACGCGCGGCGTGCTCGAGGGGGTGGTCGACATGCTGCTCGCCGAGCCCGGCGCCGGGCCTCGGCCGAGCGGCGGGTGGCGCGAGGTGCTCGCCGGCCGCGCGCGCGGCTGCCGGCGGCTCCTGCGCGCGCACCCGCGGGCCGTCGCGCTGCTGTCGGGGCGCCCCGAGCGCTCCGACGTGGCGGCGCGCGAGGCGAGCGAGTGGCTGCTGCGGCACCTCTGCGCGTGCGCGTTCGGCGAGGATGACGCGGTCCGCGCGGTGCGCCTCGTCAACCGCTGCGTGATGGGCGTCTCGCTGGACGAGCGGCCCGCCGGCGACGACGAGCGCGGGGGAGGGGCTGCCCGACGAGGGCGTACCCGCCGCTGCGCGCGCTGCTCGCCGACATGGCGCGACCCGGCCGCGGCGACGAGGGGCTCTTCGAGCCCGGCATCGAGGCTGCTGGACGGCCTCGAGCGCCGGCTGGGGGCCCTCGCCGCCCGCTGA